The Elaeis guineensis isolate ETL-2024a chromosome 5, EG11, whole genome shotgun sequence DNA segment TTATGAAGTGCCTACGACTCACATTTTTTGGGTCTCCAGGTCCTTGGGGTTGATAAAAATGCCAGTCAGCGTGATATTCAAAAAGCCTTTCACAAGTAGGTGCTCTTTAAGTATGTAACTGTATATTGTACAGAATGTGATTGTTGATATCCCTTCTTCTGCTGTATAGCTTGTTTTGATGCCTTTGTTTCCCCCTTTCTTGCAGGCTATCTCTGCAGTATCACCCTGATAAGAATAAAAACAAGGGTGCACAGGAGAAATTTGCTGAGATCAACAATGGTAATGTGTTTTATATCGTATTGAATATATGAGAGTTACTTCCTGGAATTCACTACTGTCTTCTTGATGTTTTAACTCGTGGGTTAAGGCTAAGCTTGTTTCTTTCATTGTTTTACAAAATTTTTATTAGTGAAACGTTTCTGTCAACAATTTTCTTTTGTTatgaatcttttcttttctttgaaaGCTATTTTGGTTTTATTCCTCAATGTGAAGACGCAAAATATTTCGTGGTTATATATTATTGTTCTTTCCTGCTAGACTATTCAGATGTAAATTTCTGGTTGTTGATCTTGAACCTACACAGTCAACCTAACCATGTGTAGATCAACATCCAGACATTGAGAACATTTACCTTCCCTTCTTCCTCTGAGTGGTAGAAATCGAGATCAGTGGCCGTTTGTCTTCGCACACACAGTCAATGTTAATGTACTTCCTCTGCAAAGTAGATTATCTGAACTCCTGCTTTTGCTTTTGTGCCATTAGAATGCATGATATGTTGTCCATTGTTGTCACCTATATTTATTTTTCCAAGGTTTTTGTGTTTGCTATTATTAGGGGTAACAGATACTATTATAGTTAAATTCCTTTGCTTTGTGCATAGTTTGCTGAATATGTTGTAAACATGCTTTAATAGTGTATATGCATATGTTTTAATAATTatgcttttctttttcctctagcatatgaaattctctcagatgaagagaagaggaagaactaTGATTTGTATGGAGATGAGAAGGGTAACCCAGGATTTGATGGAGGTAATTTTGGGAATCAAGATGGATATACATACTTCACAAGTGGTGGCCCTGGAAGCAGTTACTTTACCTCTAACCCCGGTGGATGGCAGACAATGGGTGGTCAAGGAAACACGAAGACTTTTTCCTTCTCCTTTGGTGGTGACCGTGGTTCTGGTGGAAGTCCATTTGGTTTTGACTTTGGTGATATATTTTCGAACTTTTTTGGTGGTGGGATGAATGCTGGGAACAATTATGGTGGTTTCAGTAGCTCGGGCGGACAGAACTCCAGATTTGCTTCTTCTGGGAGCCTTGAGGATATCAATTCACAGTTTTTTAACAAACAAATAAGCGGTCAAGGCTTGACTTGGCTTCTAGTATTTTATACACCTTCTGCCAAGGGATATCATGTATTAGAATCCATTGTAGGGGATGTTGCGAGTTCATTGCATGGAGCATTAAAGGTAAGTCCATGATCTGTGTGCATTCTTCCTTCTTCAAATTCTGATGTTCTCATGTCATCATTATTCTCCATCAAGTCATCCGAGGTATTCACCACTAAGTAGTATTCATTCCATCTGCAGGCTGGTAGGATAAATTGTCTTAGTGAACAGACTTTGTGTAAGCATCTTGGTGTATCATCAGCCTCCAAATCTCCTCGTTTGTTCATTTACTCATACAAATCCTGTGAAAAGGGCTCCTTGGTAGAATATAGTGGTGAATTTGATGCGAGGAGTCTGAAAAGCTTCTGTCAGGACCATCTACCAAGATTTTCCATACGTGTAGACCTTGGACGGTTTGACTTTTCCTCAAGCACCTCAAATCTTCCACAAGTGTTGCTGCTCTCGACTAAGAAAGATACACCAGTTATGTGGCGTACTATCAGCGGGTTGTATTGCAAACGCTTTGTATTCTATGATGCAGAGGTAAGCTTATAAATATTTTGCTGCATGTTATGATCCATATTTTTGCATCCTTATATGTTGCTTCTTCCAATTAATTTTGTCCTTGAGAAGTTTTATTCTCCTGCTGCTTGCCTGACATTACACTGTCATATACCAAACTTCCATGTCATCATATGCCCCTTTTTCCTGTTGGTTTTACCCTTGGTGTTCCACTCAGTTACTACAGATTTTTGCAGAAGAGTCCGTGTAAAAAAAGGAATTTTGAGTGGCGCATGTTGTTCATTATTTAAATGGTATTAGGATACAGCATTCTCATTTTCAACTTGTATATAAACTTCTTGAttttacattaaaaaaatataaactccTTAATAGATTATGAACATGACTCCCCCACATTTTTagctttttgatttaaattatatttactcTCCAATAATACAGCTGCAAATAAGGACTTCCAAGTTGCATCACACTTTAATGTCTTATTACCATCCGGCTTTCTGCATGGAGTCTATAACACTAGATGAAGTCTTGTTTAAGCTGCTAAAATTGTAAATGGTTGTTTCTGTTTCTGAAGGTTCATGATGTTTCACACCCTACTTTAAAAAGATTTGGGGTGAAGGAGCTTCCAGCTGTTGTTGGTAGGCTTGCAAATGGTGAGGAGTATGTTCTAAGAGCAGGAATCACTGTTAAGGATCTAAAATCCGGCATCACTGAGTTGACAGCATTGCTTGAAAGTtttgagaagaaaaataagaaggtagcTTCAAACCAAGCCAAAAAAACATCACAGACGGAATCACAGGGGGGAAATATTCCTTCACTCACATCATTGAATATAGATAATATTTGTGGATCCAAGACCGCAGTATGCGTTATAGGTGCCTTCAGGTCATCCAAAGCTAAAGAGAAGTTGGAAGCCATTCTGTCAGCGGTTAGTAGATCTGACTTCCACTTTCTTGGTTTTCTGAAAGTTGATGTGTATTTTAACAAATCACAAACATTgaatttttattattatcattTACTCCTGTTGTTGACCGAAGCTTGTTGCAAATACTGAAACTGCTGGTCTCTTGACCCTTACCATTCAGGTCTCCCAGAAGACGTTGGTGAGGCGACAAAACCAGGCTGACAACTCGGGGGATTCAATTACTTACTCTCTGCTGGATGCCTCCAAGCATTCGGCATTTCTATATTCCTTTGACAGGTCAGGGTTCAAGTCCTTTGATAAGCTTCTGGTGGCTTACAAGCCTCGGAAGGGGAAATTTGCAGTTTATACAGATGAAATTACAATGGAGGAAGCAGAGAAGTTTGTCAGTTCTGTTCTTAATGGGGATACCCGATTCTCTAAGATTCGGCAGAAACCTGTTTTTAGATGAGGCTTAAAAGTGGCCGGACTCGCAAATTTTGAGAAGTTAGCATATAGCTTTGTTCTTTTCCAGGCTGCAGTTTCTTGGTAGACTTAGAACTCCCACCATGGCATTCTAATCTACAACTGTTGTATATAACCAGGTCTTCCACCGCCTGATTGTGTGCAACCCTAGGCTTGCGGTTTATCTTTCATTGTTTTCAGCTGCCAGTGGTGCTGGAGAGGAGGGAGGACATTAACAAGGCTTATAATTGTTGTCTTGgtatagagagagagaagaaatagaAACCCAAGAAACAAGGGTTTTTACGTACAACCTATGTACTTTAATTCATCAATGATGATCTGTTATTTATTCTTTTGTTAAAACAATTATTTAGAGCAAATTTGGAAGGTT contains these protein-coding regions:
- the LOC105044569 gene encoding dnaJ protein ERDJ3A, which produces MIRGILLSLFLVLSLLFFFAGEAKTLDPYKVLGVDKNASQRDIQKAFHKLSLQYHPDKNKNKGAQEKFAEINNAYEILSDEEKRKNYDLYGDEKGNPGFDGGNFGNQDGYTYFTSGGPGSSYFTSNPGGWQTMGGQGNTKTFSFSFGGDRGSGGSPFGFDFGDIFSNFFGGGMNAGNNYGGFSSSGGQNSRFASSGSLEDINSQFFNKQISGQGLTWLLVFYTPSAKGYHVLESIVGDVASSLHGALKAGRINCLSEQTLCKHLGVSSASKSPRLFIYSYKSCEKGSLVEYSGEFDARSLKSFCQDHLPRFSIRVDLGRFDFSSSTSNLPQVLLLSTKKDTPVMWRTISGLYCKRFVFYDAEVHDVSHPTLKRFGVKELPAVVGRLANGEEYVLRAGITVKDLKSGITELTALLESFEKKNKKVASNQAKKTSQTESQGGNIPSLTSLNIDNICGSKTAVCVIGAFRSSKAKEKLEAILSAVSQKTLVRRQNQADNSGDSITYSLLDASKHSAFLYSFDRSGFKSFDKLLVAYKPRKGKFAVYTDEITMEEAEKFVSSVLNGDTRFSKIRQKPVFR